AGATGCCATACTGTAATTGTACGCACCAGTTCCCATAACTACGAGAATATCCCCTGGTTCTGTTTTTGGCAGTTGGGCATTTTTAATCAGAATATCTCCTGATTCACAATGTTTACCAGCAATTGTTACAGTTTCTGTTAACGGAGCAGACATTTTATTAGCTACTACTGCCCGATAAACTGATTGGTAAGTAATTGGGCGTGGATTATCAGACAATCCTCCATCAACCGCTATATAAGTACGAATATCAGGAACAACTTTTGATGAGCCGATGGTGTAAGCAGTGACGCCAGCTGTGGCAATTAGCGATCGCCCCGGTTCACTAAGTAACTTCGGCAAAGGCAAATTTTCTGCTGCACAAGCTTCTTCAATCACTTCACAAATCGGCTTTACCCACTCTTCAATGCTGGGTGGATCGTCTGATTCTATATAAGTAATTCCCAATCCGCCACCTACATCTAATTCTGTAAGAGTTAAACCATAGCTAGCAGCTTTAGTTAACCACTGCACCATCAAAGCAGCTAAATCCCGATGCGGTTGACGTTCAAAAATTTGGGAACCAATATGAGCGTGTACCCCTACACAATTGAGCGCCGGTTGCTGACTCACAAAAGCAAACACTTGATCCAAATCGCCAGGGTCAAAACCAAATTTACTGTCTAAATGACCAGTACGAATATATTCGTGAGTATGACAATCAATACCGGGAGTCAGACGTAGGAGAATCCGCACAGGCTGTTGCTTGCCTGCTAATTCAACGAGAGTTTGCAACTCATACCAGTTATCTGCCACAATGTTCGCACCAGACTCAATTGCATAAAGCAGTTCTGCACGAGATTTATTATTACCGTGGAAGTAAATTTTCTCGGCGCTGACACCTGCTGTTATGGCTGTGTAGAGTTCGCCGCCAGAGGCGACATCGATTCCTAATCCTTCACTATTGGCGATCGCGCAAACTGCTAGACAGTTCCAGGCTTTTGAGGCGTAAAGTACTTGAGATTCGCCTTTGTAATACTGTTTGAAAGCATTTCTGTATTGCTGACAAGCTGATCGCAAGGTTTCTTCATCTAAAATATATAAAGGTGAACCAAACTGCTGAACTAGGGTTGTGACATCACACCCACCAATTTCCAGGAGGTCATGATGAACTCTGGCAGTTAAGGGTAGAAGTTGCTGATTGGGCGAAAGATTGGAGTTGGTGCTG
This region of Nostoc sp. UHCC 0302 genomic DNA includes:
- the lysA gene encoding diaminopimelate decarboxylase, with the protein product MVSTHPTGVKHSGSQYLPQKHSTNSNLSPNQQLLPLTARVHHDLLEIGGCDVTTLVQQFGSPLYILDEETLRSACQQYRNAFKQYYKGESQVLYASKAWNCLAVCAIANSEGLGIDVASGGELYTAITAGVSAEKIYFHGNNKSRAELLYAIESGANIVADNWYELQTLVELAGKQQPVRILLRLTPGIDCHTHEYIRTGHLDSKFGFDPGDLDQVFAFVSQQPALNCVGVHAHIGSQIFERQPHRDLAALMVQWLTKAASYGLTLTELDVGGGLGITYIESDDPPSIEEWVKPICEVIEEACAAENLPLPKLLSEPGRSLIATAGVTAYTIGSSKVVPDIRTYIAVDGGLSDNPRPITYQSVYRAVVANKMSAPLTETVTIAGKHCESGDILIKNAQLPKTEPGDILVVMGTGAYNYSMASNYNRLPRPAAVLVANGEANLILQRETYQDLIRQDCLPERLKS